In the Candidatus Angelobacter sp. genome, CGGCGCAGCCGTTCATGAAGCACAATGCACTCGGCTGCCAGCTTTACCTGCGCATCGCGCTGGAGCTGTATCACAAGCGGCTGCTGGTGGGCGGCATCGACCGCGTGTTCGAGATTGGCCGCATCTTCCGCAACGAAGGCCTCTCGCGCCGGCACAATCCCGAGTTCACGATGCTGGAAGCCTACTGCGCGTTCGGCGATTATGAGTCGATGATGGAGTTGTTGGAGGGGATGATTACGCACGTGGCACAAAGTGTTTTGGGGACACTCGTGATCGAACATGGCCAAGGGATTTCCGGGAAGGCTGATCAATGGCGAGCGGCTGGAACAGGGATGGGTGGAACAGGCGACTTGCCTGTCCCGCCCGGCAACCTGCCGGGCGGAACGGAAGCGGCCCTGCAGATGAAACCGGGCGCTGTTCTCGGAAACAATACCACTTCCATTCCGGTCGGCGGGTCGCCGACCGGAACGGGCGGGTCGCCCGTTCCACCCAGCCAAAGCGGAACGCACAAGACAATCAATCTCACCCGCCCGTGGAAACGCGTTCGCTACAAGGACTTGGTCAAAGAAAAAGCCGGCGCTAATTGGTTCGACGTGTCACCCGCCGAACGCCGCCGGCGGGCGATTGAAGATTTGAAACTGGAAGGCGACATCGCGACGGGCTACGAAGATTTCGAAGTCACCGGCGCGGTCTTCGAGAAATTGATCGAGCCGACGTTGATTCAGCCAACGTTCGTCACGCATTTGCCAAAAGAACTCGTGCCGCTGGCCAAGCTCTCGCCCGACGACCCGACCACGGTCGAGGTCTTCGAGCTGTGCATCAACGGCCAGGAAATCGCGCCCGGCTACACGGAACAGAACAATCCGATTGAACAGCGCGAGCGATTGGAGCACCAGGCCGGCGGCGAACAGCAAAAGCTCGACGAAGATTTCCTCGTCGCCCTCGAACACGGCATGCCCCCCGCCGGCGGCATCGGCATCGGCATCGACCGCCTCTGCATGATGCTCCTCGGCCAGGAAAGCATCCGCGACGTGATCCTCTTCCCGCAGTTGAAGCCGAAGATCTGATCTTCTCCTGCTTCGGAGAGGAACAGCGTGACGGCGTTAATGCAGTCCGCAGCCATTTGATTGCAGGAGAGAGCGTTTCTTGCTCTTGAAACCAAGCCGTGCGAAAATGTGTCAACAATGGTCGAATACGCCTTCAAACAAAACCGTTGAACATATTACTGATACCATGAAACGCACCCATCCCACTTTCTCCCCTTCGGCTTTTCTCTTCACCGTCTTACTGGCAGTTTCGGTGGCCCAAACCCGGGCGTCGGACGATGTCATCATCGGCCAGTTCAACAGCGCCAGCGGACTGGCAGGATGGCGCGCGGATTACGGCGGGGCTTCCCAGACCATTGCGTTCGACGCAACGCAGGATGCGAACAACAACGCGGCCTCGGGGTCGATGAAGGTAACCATTGGATTCGATGGGAGCAAGGGCAGCGACAACAAAGCCGCGTTCACGATTGATCTCTCCCCCGCATTGGCCGGCTCGAATTATCTCTCCATGGAGATGGACGTGAGAATTGACCCTGTCTCTGCGGCCGACGCCTCCGGGAACAGCGGCTATCTGCAGATGGTGATTCGCAATACCGGAAACTACGACTTCAATTCAGAATTCGGAGGAAACGTGAGTACCAACGGCGGCTGGCGACACATAGCCGTTTCGCCACTGACCGGGGCGTATAACGACATACACGCCGTCACCATCGAGGTTTTCGGCGGCCCGACCCTGACCGGCACGGTCATCATCAACGTTGACAACGTAAAATTCACCAAACCCAGCAGCGCCGTTGCTGTCATCGTCGATCAATTCAATGACACGAACGGGCTTGCCGGGTGGCGTTTCGACTATGGCGGCGTCACCAATTTGATCGAATTCAACCCGACGCAGGATGCGAACACCAATTCGGCTTCGGGTTCGATGAAGGTCACGTTCGGGTTCGACGCGGTCAATCTCGCCGGCAACAACAAGGGCGCCGTCACGATCGATCTCCCGGCTCCGTTGGATGGCTCTTCCTACCTGACCATGGAGATGGATGTAAAAGTTGATCCCGCTTCCGTGGCCGATGGCTCCGGCAACAGTGGATTTTTACAAATGGTAATCCGAAACGGCGGAAACTATGACTTCAACTCACAATTCGGCGGGAGCGTGAGCGCCAACGACGGCTGGCGCCATATTTCAGCGGCGCCGTCGGGCGCGCGCAACGACATCAGGGCGATCACGCTGGAGCTTTCGGGAGGCGGCGGCGGCGCGGGATCACTCACCGGGCCGGTAACTTTTTACGTCGACAACCTTGAGTTTACACAACCCAATGTTGTTTCAAATCCTCCCCCCACTCTGAGCATGGAACGTCCGATCCGGGGTCTCAATCTGATTCCGACTTCAGGGCAGTTCCAACGGCAAAACCTGGCCACCGTTGCAGGTTCCGGACTCAGCTGGTTTGGAAGCGCAAGCCCCGTAACCTATTCAGTTACCATCACCAATTATCCCGACGCGTCGCACAGCGGTTTTCAGACGCATCTTTTCCTCGTTCCCGGCGCGCCTGCAACCAGCGATCCGGATTACAGCGAGGCGAATGTTGTTTTCCTGGACATCCAGAACCGGGCTGACGGAACGGCTGCAGCCACCTTCCGTTACAAGACCAATGAAGCCGGAGGAAATACGTTTCTCTATGGTCCCGGAACACTGGGGAGCGTGGCGGACGCTTCGCCCATCGGCACATGGTCGATGACTTTTCAGCAGGACACGAATGTTACCTTGACCTCGCCGGGTGGGACGACGTTCAGCACCAACATTCCTCCCGAGGCCGCGGCGCTGTTTGCCGATCCGTTGGTCGTGTACGTGGGCGATCAACCCAATGCCGGTAACAATGTCGGTCAGACCGCCATATTGAGCCACTTCCAAATCAACAGCGGTTCCACGACTCTTCTGGATGACAATTTCCTGACCGACGCAGCATTGGACACAACGACGTGGCAAGTCCTCGCCGGAGATGCCAGCGGTGTGCAGTTGGTGGGTCCCGACGCCGCCTTCTGGTTGAGTTGGACGACGCCAGATTCAGGTTTCGGCTTGCAGACAACCACCAACGTCACCAGCTCAGGCTCTTGGACTGACCCAATGTGGACGGTCCCGCTGATGGGGTCCGTGAAGCGGATATTAGTTCACGTCCCCAGCGCCAGTCCTGACCCGAACACGGCTTACGAGCCCGATGGTCAGGCATCATTTTTCCGGCTGTTCCAGCCTCCGCCGCAACCCTGATCGCTAACATTGACGCGCAAACGCACACGCGACCAAAGCACCGCGCGAATCCGGGGCCATCTTCGGATGGACCGACGAGTCTGCGGCGCCATGAGCCGGGTCCCATTGTCCGCCGGATGTTGCAATCGGCCCGGCCCTTTGAAAG is a window encoding:
- a CDS encoding amino acid--tRNA ligase-related protein, which produces AQPFMKHNALGCQLYLRIALELYHKRLLVGGIDRVFEIGRIFRNEGLSRRHNPEFTMLEAYCAFGDYESMMELLEGMITHVAQSVLGTLVIEHGQGISGKADQWRAAGTGMGGTGDLPVPPGNLPGGTEAALQMKPGAVLGNNTTSIPVGGSPTGTGGSPVPPSQSGTHKTINLTRPWKRVRYKDLVKEKAGANWFDVSPAERRRRAIEDLKLEGDIATGYEDFEVTGAVFEKLIEPTLIQPTFVTHLPKELVPLAKLSPDDPTTVEVFELCINGQEIAPGYTEQNNPIEQRERLEHQAGGEQQKLDEDFLVALEHGMPPAGGIGIGIDRLCMMLLGQESIRDVILFPQLKPKI